The Proteus vulgaris genome has a segment encoding these proteins:
- the mltD_2 gene encoding membrane-bound lytic murein transglycosylase D, with translation MKTKAILFSILLLAGCQQSENIKPNLSAITPLSTKGTSTSHQPQYDVKTNLWGYVVSELKMELPKNERISQQELYFLNNPKHIQSVASRAEPYMYSIIDEIEKRELPMELALVPVVESAFNPHVTSSANAAGLWQFVPITGNYYGLAQNQWYDGRRDVMASTKAALDLLERLYVMFDSDWALALAAYNAGEGRVMQAIKANESKNLPTDYWSLSLPKETMNYVPKILALSKVIRENEQNITFPKSNYRDKALASFDVGEQITLNKVAELSQLPINTVKDYNPGYKRGITAPNGPHVIMLPRNKLEQFRNAFADEAVLETIRLAVAKTNQSIKQEGIYKVRSGDSFYAIARRLQYEHKRLTTY, from the coding sequence ATGAAGACAAAAGCGATTTTGTTCTCCATATTGCTATTGGCGGGTTGCCAGCAATCTGAGAACATTAAACCTAATTTGTCTGCGATCACACCACTATCAACGAAAGGGACTTCAACTTCTCACCAACCTCAATATGATGTAAAAACCAATTTATGGGGTTATGTGGTAAGTGAATTGAAAATGGAACTCCCCAAAAATGAAAGGATCTCGCAGCAAGAGTTGTATTTTTTAAATAATCCCAAACATATACAGAGCGTAGCTTCTCGCGCTGAACCTTATATGTATTCAATTATTGATGAAATTGAAAAACGTGAATTACCGATGGAACTTGCTCTCGTTCCTGTTGTTGAAAGTGCCTTTAATCCCCATGTTACCTCATCTGCAAATGCAGCTGGTTTATGGCAATTTGTTCCAATAACCGGTAATTACTATGGTTTGGCACAAAACCAATGGTATGACGGCCGTCGTGATGTCATGGCGTCAACCAAAGCTGCACTTGATTTACTTGAACGCCTGTATGTAATGTTTGATAGTGATTGGGCACTTGCCCTTGCTGCTTATAACGCTGGTGAAGGCCGTGTTATGCAAGCAATAAAGGCAAATGAAAGTAAAAACTTACCAACAGATTATTGGTCTCTTTCTTTACCTAAAGAAACGATGAATTATGTACCGAAAATTCTCGCATTAAGTAAAGTTATTCGTGAAAACGAACAAAATATTACTTTTCCAAAAAGTAACTATCGCGATAAAGCATTGGCCTCATTTGATGTCGGCGAACAAATCACGTTAAATAAAGTTGCTGAATTAAGCCAGTTACCTATAAATACAGTGAAAGATTATAACCCTGGCTATAAACGAGGAATAACCGCACCAAATGGCCCTCATGTCATTATGTTGCCTCGAAATAAGCTTGAGCAATTCCGTAATGCTTTTGCAGATGAAGCGGTATTAGAGACTATTCGTTTAGCTGTTGCCAAAACAAATCAGTCTATTAAGCAAGAAGGTATTTATAAAGTTCGCTCTGGGGATTCATTTTACGCTATTGCTCGTCGCTTACAATATGAGCATAAAAGACTTACAACGTATTAA
- the mltD_1 gene encoding membrane-bound lytic murein transglycosylase D translates to MSIKDLQRINGLNAKSTLLVGQTLKIHNAGSISNSTVTKPTKPSPSYYKVRQGDSYYSIARRHGINLKLLMSWNSDIKMLKPGTQLTLYTK, encoded by the coding sequence ATGAGCATAAAAGACTTACAACGTATTAATGGATTAAATGCAAAAAGCACCCTATTAGTAGGACAAACATTAAAAATTCATAATGCAGGTAGTATCAGTAATAGCACGGTAACAAAACCGACAAAACCGTCTCCGAGTTATTACAAAGTTCGACAGGGAGATTCTTATTACAGCATCGCTCGTCGCCACGGTATTAACCTTAAATTATTAATGAGTTGGAACTCAGACATTAAAATGTTAAAACCGGGTACACA
- a CDS encoding Methyltransferase domain, translating to MKAARSATPIIMPDSWRDIPWGEYYRMAIELRLQNWWPKMYGFHLLKLGQLSAELDTKLSIVSHQVNVTSNAINADVIASLNYLPFENKSIDVCLMAHMLDYSADPHWLLREADRVLIDDGWIVLTSFNPISLLGLGKCTPFLRQKQPYSSRMFSLRRQIDWLSVLNYEVMTQQNFQIMPFSRPIKRDGSRYHTGGCLNLIIARKRTLPLTPTALKFALPRMSVKGRVLGATRNHPES from the coding sequence ATGAAAGCAGCACGTTCAGCAACACCGATTATTATGCCAGATTCTTGGCGAGATATTCCTTGGGGAGAATATTATCGCATGGCGATTGAATTGCGTTTACAAAATTGGTGGCCGAAAATGTATGGCTTTCATTTGTTGAAACTCGGTCAACTCAGTGCCGAACTGGATACCAAATTAAGTATCGTTTCACATCAAGTCAATGTGACATCAAATGCAATAAATGCGGATGTTATCGCGTCTTTAAATTATCTACCCTTTGAAAATAAATCGATTGATGTTTGCCTTATGGCACATATGCTTGATTATAGTGCGGATCCCCATTGGCTATTACGAGAAGCTGATCGCGTTTTAATCGATGATGGCTGGATAGTATTAACGAGCTTTAACCCAATTAGTTTATTAGGACTGGGAAAATGCACGCCTTTTTTACGACAAAAACAGCCTTATTCTAGTCGTATGTTTTCACTTCGTCGCCAAATAGATTGGCTTAGTGTGTTAAATTATGAAGTGATGACGCAACAGAATTTCCAGATTATGCCATTTTCAAGACCAATAAAACGTGATGGTAGCCGCTATCATACTGGTGGCTGTTTAAATTTAATCATTGCACGTAAAAGAACGCTTCCTTTGACACCCACAGCCTTGAAATTTGCCTTACCACGCATGAGTGTAAAAGGTCGAGTTTTAGGGGCGACTCGTAATCATCCAGAGTCATAA
- the gloB gene encoding hydroxyacylglutathione hydrolase translates to MELIRIPALSDNYIWLLSNENSECVIVDPSQAKPVIEILSQRSLTPIAILLTHHHDDHVGGVAELVKKYPNIDVFGPQETQSKGAENIIHNQEHIIISSFTFNVIGTPGHTLGHVAYYCEPYLFCGDTLFSGGCGRLFEGTAQQMFSSLQRLSALPDSTLICCAHEYTLSNMNFAHHIMPENALITDYLAQVSEMRKNLQPTVPITLKNEKSINLFLKSDDIDLQRILGITTNTYAPIKTFTKLRELKDNF, encoded by the coding sequence ATGGAGCTTATCAGAATTCCTGCTTTATCCGATAACTACATTTGGCTATTAAGTAATGAAAATAGTGAATGTGTGATTGTTGATCCTTCACAAGCTAAGCCTGTTATTGAAATACTCTCACAACGGTCACTAACACCTATCGCAATTTTATTAACCCATCACCATGATGATCATGTTGGTGGTGTCGCTGAACTTGTAAAAAAATATCCTAACATCGACGTTTTTGGCCCACAAGAAACACAAAGTAAAGGGGCTGAAAATATTATTCATAACCAAGAGCATATTATTATTAGCTCTTTTACTTTTAATGTGATTGGTACACCAGGCCATACATTGGGTCATGTTGCTTATTATTGTGAGCCTTATCTATTTTGTGGCGATACCCTGTTTTCAGGGGGGTGTGGCCGTTTATTTGAAGGGACTGCGCAACAGATGTTTAGCTCATTACAAAGATTAAGTGCATTACCTGATAGCACATTAATTTGTTGTGCGCATGAATATACGCTTTCAAATATGAACTTTGCACATCATATCATGCCAGAAAATGCACTTATTACCGATTATTTAGCCCAAGTTAGTGAAATGCGTAAAAACTTGCAACCTACTGTGCCGATAACACTGAAAAATGAAAAGAGTATTAATCTTTTTTTGAAATCTGACGATATTGATTTACAAAGGATTTTAGGTATAACCACTAATACTTACGCTCCAATTAAGACATTTACAAAATTAAGAGAATTAAAAGACAACTTTTAG